A region of Phalacrocorax carbo chromosome 7, bPhaCar2.1, whole genome shotgun sequence DNA encodes the following proteins:
- the SPG21 gene encoding maspardin, with product MGEIKVSPDYNWFRSTVPLKKIIVDDDDSKVWSLYDAGPRSIRCPLIFLPPVSGTADVFFQQILALTGWGYRVIALQYPVYWDHLEFCDGFRKLLDHLQLDKVHLFGASLGGFLAQKFAEYTHKSPRVQSLILCNSFSDTSIFNQTWTANSFWLMPAFMLKKIVLGNFASGPLDPEMADGIDFMVDRLESLGQSELASRLTLNCQNSYVEPHKIRDIPVTIMDVFDQSALSTEAKEDMYKLYPNARRAHLKTGGNFPYLCRSAEVNLYIQIHLLQFHGTRYAAIDPSMVSAEELEVQKISLHTSSEQEEQ from the exons ATCATAGTAGATGATGATGACAGTAAAGTCTGGTCGCTGTATGATGCAGGACCCAGGAGCATTCGGTGCCCACTCATATTTCTCCCTCCTGTAAGCGGAACTGCAGACGTGTTTTTCCAGCAAATTTTGGCGCTGACTGGATGGGGCTACAGAGTCATCGCT TTGCAGTATCCGGTGTACTGGGATCACCTCGAGTTCTGTGATGGATTCCGAAAACTGTTAGACCACCTTCAGCTGGATAAA GTTCATCTTTTTGGAGCTTCTCTGGGAGGCTTTCTGGCTCAAAAATTTGCTGAATACACACACAAATCTCCCAGAGTCCAATCTCTCATCCTATGTAACTCCTTCAGTGACACTTCAATCTTTAATCAGACATGGACAGCGAACAG cttTTGGCTGATGCCTGCttttatgctgaaaaaaattgtcCTTGGGAATTTTGCGTCTGGTCCTCTAGATCCTGAAATGGCCGATGGGATTGATTTCATGGTGGACAGG CTGGAGAGTCTGGGCCAGAGCGAGCTCGCCTCAAGACTTACCCTCAACTGCCAGAACTCCTATGTAGAACCTCACAAAATTCGAGACATCCCTGTAACCATTATGGAT GTGTTTGACCAAAGCGCGCTTTCGACTGAAGCAAAAGAAGACATGTATAAGCTTTATCCTAATGCCAGAAGAGCTCATCTCAAAACAGGAGGCAACTTCCCGTATCTCTGCAGGAGTGCTGAGGTCAACCTATATATTCAG ATCCATTTGCTGCAGTTCCACGGTACCCGTTACGCAGCCATCGATCCCTCCATGGTCAGCgcagaagagctggaagtcCAAAAGATCAGTCTTCACACCAGCAGCGAGCAAGAGGAGCAGTAG